One genomic segment of Novosphingobium sp. RL4 includes these proteins:
- a CDS encoding DUF5597 domain-containing protein, whose translation MTLRTAFMAVSALTASLCLTAPAFADAPRLEAKGDTQQLIVNGKPLLMIAGELSNSASSSAAYMEPHWKRLKDMNLNTVLTPVSWELIEPVEGTFDWSSVDFQIKAARANNLKLVILWFGAWKNSMSTYVPAWVKRDQRRFPRAELPNGQGVEILSTFGAETLKADERAYAALMAHLKAVDAKDNTVVMVQVENEIGMLPVARDYSAAANAAYREPVPAELVNYLVAHKDTLVPGMRQMWLDRGARTSGSWDDLFGGGDGAAEVFAAWHYARFADRLAEAGKAAYPIPMYVNVALNRPGRIPGEYPSGGPLPHLLDVWKAGGPHLDFLAPDIYFPNFVDIVNRYKRPDNVLFIPEAHNSSNPVAPANAFYAIGQLDAIGFGPFSIDSVDENPGPLKDAYGVLQQLQSYILDAQGTDRMAGFKPRQLYDETLVYEPETRDIGSYRFTIAYADIQKPVANPGADATQPGTTAAIAAAGGMIVQIGPEEYLIAGQGITVTFKPRADAAALAGIDSAFEGKFDASGKWVPLRLLNGDQTHQGRHIRLEAGKWQIQRVKLYTYR comes from the coding sequence ATGACCTTGCGCACTGCCTTCATGGCGGTCTCGGCCCTCACCGCGAGCCTTTGCCTCACCGCGCCCGCTTTCGCCGATGCCCCGCGCCTGGAGGCGAAGGGCGATACGCAGCAGCTTATCGTCAATGGCAAGCCGCTGCTGATGATCGCGGGCGAACTCAGCAATTCCGCCTCTTCCAGCGCCGCCTACATGGAACCGCACTGGAAGCGGCTGAAGGACATGAACCTCAACACCGTGCTGACGCCGGTGTCGTGGGAACTGATCGAACCTGTGGAAGGCACGTTCGACTGGTCCTCGGTCGATTTCCAGATCAAGGCGGCGCGGGCGAACAACCTCAAGCTGGTGATCCTGTGGTTCGGCGCGTGGAAGAACTCCATGTCCACCTATGTCCCGGCCTGGGTCAAGCGCGACCAGCGGCGCTTCCCGCGCGCAGAGCTTCCCAACGGACAGGGGGTGGAGATCCTCTCGACCTTCGGCGCCGAGACCCTCAAGGCGGACGAACGCGCCTATGCCGCGCTCATGGCGCATCTCAAGGCGGTGGATGCGAAGGACAACACCGTCGTCATGGTGCAGGTGGAGAACGAGATCGGCATGCTGCCGGTCGCGCGGGACTACAGCGCCGCCGCCAATGCCGCCTACCGCGAGCCCGTTCCGGCCGAGCTGGTGAACTATCTCGTCGCGCACAAGGACACGCTCGTCCCGGGCATGCGCCAGATGTGGCTCGATCGCGGCGCGCGCACCAGCGGTTCGTGGGACGACCTGTTCGGCGGCGGCGACGGTGCGGCGGAAGTCTTCGCGGCCTGGCACTACGCCCGCTTCGCCGACCGCCTCGCGGAGGCGGGCAAGGCGGCCTATCCGATCCCGATGTACGTCAATGTCGCGCTCAACCGTCCGGGCCGCATCCCCGGCGAATACCCCAGCGGCGGCCCGCTGCCGCACCTGCTCGACGTCTGGAAGGCCGGCGGCCCGCACCTCGATTTCCTGGCGCCCGACATCTATTTCCCGAACTTCGTGGACATCGTGAACCGCTACAAGCGGCCGGACAACGTGCTGTTCATTCCCGAGGCGCACAATTCCAGCAATCCGGTGGCCCCGGCGAACGCGTTCTATGCCATCGGCCAACTCGACGCGATCGGCTTCGGCCCGTTCTCGATCGATTCGGTGGACGAGAATCCGGGGCCGCTCAAGGACGCCTACGGCGTGCTCCAGCAGCTTCAGTCCTATATCCTCGACGCGCAGGGCACCGACCGCATGGCCGGTTTCAAGCCGCGCCAGCTCTATGACGAGACGCTGGTCTACGAGCCGGAAACCCGCGATATCGGCTCCTATCGCTTCACCATCGCCTATGCCGATATCCAGAAGCCGGTGGCGAACCCCGGCGCCGATGCCACGCAGCCCGGCACGACCGCGGCGATCGCCGCCGCCGGCGGGATGATCGTCCAGATCGGCCCGGAGGAGTACCTGATCGCCGGTCAGGGCATTACCGTGACGTTCAAGCCCAGGGCCGATGCCGCCGCGCTTGCCGGAATCGATTCGGCGTTCGAGGGCAAATTCGACGCCTCGGGCAAGTGGGTGCCGCTTCGCCTGCTGAACGGAGACCAGACGCATCAGGGCCGCCATATCCGCCTGGAAGCCGGAAAATGGCAGATTCAGCGCGTAAAGCTCTACACCTACAGATAA
- a CDS encoding MFS transporter, with amino-acid sequence METANGPGKPSGRIRWIVCALLFAAVVLSYVDRLVLPTLKPELQARYGWSESGYADLAIWFQAGYGIAYVVFGRLIDRLGARAGYALAVTLWTVGHMAHALFTSTSGMLIARIPLAIGEAGTFPAAIAATNEWFPKRERAFAIGIFNAGSNVGAILTPLVVPVIALTLGWRWAFILTGLLTVLWLAAWLGFYRRPRDKKNLSAEELAWIEADPVEKPRPVKWRALFGYRQTWAYMLGRFLIDPVWWTFLFWLPDFFNKQFGVKMLDFGPPLIAVYILADVGSVLGGWASSRFIGRGWSVNRSRKTAMFFAALCAVPIAMAPNAPGLWTAVALVGLACAGHQGFSANLYALPGDTMPRWMTGSVVGLGGLSGAVGGMLMAKFAGAILESVGSYEPIFVVASCAYLVALAVIHLILPRYQVADPDGEKATA; translated from the coding sequence ATGGAAACCGCGAACGGCCCGGGGAAACCCTCGGGCCGGATCCGCTGGATCGTCTGCGCGCTGCTCTTTGCGGCGGTGGTCCTGAGCTATGTGGACCGGCTGGTCCTGCCCACGCTCAAGCCGGAACTGCAGGCGCGCTACGGCTGGAGCGAGAGCGGCTATGCCGATCTCGCGATCTGGTTCCAGGCGGGCTACGGCATTGCCTATGTCGTGTTCGGCCGCCTGATCGACCGGCTCGGCGCCCGCGCGGGCTATGCGCTGGCGGTGACGCTCTGGACCGTGGGCCACATGGCGCATGCGCTGTTCACTTCCACCAGCGGCATGCTGATCGCCCGCATTCCGCTGGCCATCGGCGAGGCGGGGACATTCCCCGCCGCCATCGCCGCCACCAACGAATGGTTCCCCAAGCGCGAGCGCGCCTTCGCCATCGGCATCTTCAACGCCGGCTCCAACGTCGGCGCGATCCTGACGCCGCTGGTGGTGCCGGTGATCGCGCTGACGCTGGGCTGGCGCTGGGCCTTCATCCTCACCGGCCTGCTCACGGTGCTGTGGCTGGCGGCATGGCTGGGCTTCTACCGCCGCCCGCGCGACAAGAAGAACCTCAGCGCCGAGGAACTGGCCTGGATCGAGGCCGATCCGGTGGAAAAGCCCCGCCCGGTCAAGTGGCGCGCGCTGTTCGGCTATCGCCAGACCTGGGCCTATATGCTGGGCCGCTTCCTGATCGACCCGGTATGGTGGACCTTCCTGTTCTGGCTGCCGGACTTCTTCAACAAGCAGTTCGGTGTGAAGATGCTGGATTTCGGCCCGCCGCTGATCGCGGTCTATATCCTGGCCGACGTCGGCTCGGTGCTGGGCGGCTGGGCTTCCTCGCGCTTCATCGGCCGGGGCTGGAGCGTCAACCGCTCGCGCAAGACCGCCATGTTCTTCGCCGCGCTTTGCGCCGTGCCGATCGCCATGGCCCCGAACGCGCCGGGCCTGTGGACGGCGGTGGCGCTGGTGGGCCTTGCTTGCGCCGGCCATCAGGGCTTCTCGGCCAATCTCTACGCTCTGCCGGGTGACACGATGCCGCGCTGGATGACCGGATCGGTCGTCGGCCTCGGCGGCCTTTCGGGCGCCGTGGGCGGCATGCTCATGGCCAAGTTCGCCGGAGCCATCCTCGAAAGCGTGGGCAGCTACGAGCCGATCTTCGTGGTCGCCTCCTGCGCCTATCTCGTGGCGCTTGCCGTCATTCACCTGATCCTTCCCCGCTACCAGGTCGCCGATCCCGACGGCGAGAAAGCTACAGCATGA
- the uxaC gene encoding glucuronate isomerase yields MTRPLVLHPDRLFPADPGTRAIARALYEGVKALPIVSPHGHTDPAWFAYDEPFTDPASLLIVPDHYVFRMLYSQGVALESLGVPSVDGSPVEQDPRKIWSIFAKHYHLFRGTPSRMWLDWVFAEVFGLDVLLDETTADHYYEVIDAALKTEAFRPRALFEKFNIELIATTEGPLDPLAHHRAIRESGWNGRVVTAYRPDPVVDPETPGFAEKVAKFGEMAGEDVSTYAGYLAAHRFHRARFREAGATSTDHGHPSALTADLSPEDCEALYQRVLAGASKQDAELFRAQILTEMAGMSVEDGMVMQLHPAVHRSHNKAVLDRFGRDKGGDIPMPGEFVEALKPLLDRYGNDPRLTLILFTLDEDVYSRELAPLAGHYPSLRLGPPWWFHDSPEGMRRFRERATETGGFYNTVGFNDDTRAFLSIPARHDVARRMDCAWLAQLVAEHRLPEDEAHEVARALAYDLVKAAYKL; encoded by the coding sequence ATGACGCGTCCTCTCGTTCTCCATCCCGATCGCCTGTTCCCGGCCGACCCCGGCACCCGCGCCATCGCGCGCGCGCTTTACGAGGGCGTGAAGGCCCTGCCGATCGTCAGCCCGCACGGCCATACCGATCCGGCATGGTTCGCTTATGACGAGCCGTTCACGGACCCGGCCTCGCTGCTGATCGTGCCGGACCACTATGTGTTCCGCATGCTCTATTCGCAGGGCGTCGCGCTGGAATCGCTGGGCGTGCCCAGCGTAGACGGCAGCCCGGTGGAGCAGGACCCGCGCAAGATCTGGAGCATCTTCGCGAAGCACTACCACCTGTTCCGGGGCACGCCTTCGCGCATGTGGCTGGACTGGGTCTTTGCCGAAGTCTTCGGGCTGGACGTGCTGCTGGATGAGACGACGGCGGACCACTATTACGAAGTGATCGACGCCGCGCTGAAGACCGAGGCGTTCCGCCCCCGCGCGCTGTTCGAAAAGTTCAACATCGAACTGATCGCCACCACCGAAGGCCCGCTGGACCCGCTGGCCCATCACCGCGCGATCCGGGAAAGCGGCTGGAACGGCCGCGTCGTCACCGCCTATCGCCCCGATCCGGTGGTCGATCCCGAAACGCCGGGCTTCGCCGAAAAGGTCGCGAAGTTCGGCGAGATGGCGGGTGAGGACGTCTCGACTTACGCGGGCTATCTTGCCGCGCACCGCTTCCACCGCGCCCGCTTCCGCGAGGCGGGGGCCACCTCGACCGATCACGGCCACCCCAGCGCCCTGACCGCCGACCTTTCGCCCGAAGACTGCGAGGCGCTCTACCAGCGCGTGCTGGCAGGGGCGAGCAAGCAGGATGCCGAACTGTTCCGCGCCCAGATCCTCACCGAAATGGCGGGGATGAGCGTGGAGGACGGCATGGTCATGCAGCTTCACCCCGCCGTCCATCGCAGCCACAACAAGGCCGTGCTCGACCGTTTCGGGCGGGACAAGGGCGGCGACATTCCGATGCCGGGCGAATTCGTGGAGGCGCTCAAGCCCCTGCTCGACCGTTACGGCAACGATCCGCGCCTGACCCTGATCCTCTTCACGCTCGATGAGGACGTCTACTCGCGCGAACTGGCGCCGCTGGCCGGGCACTATCCCTCGCTGCGGCTCGGCCCGCCGTGGTGGTTCCACGATTCCCCCGAAGGCATGCGCCGTTTCCGCGAACGTGCGACCGAAACCGGCGGCTTCTACAACACCGTCGGCTTCAATGACGATACCCGCGCCTTCCTCTCGATCCCGGCCCGGCACGACGTGGCCCGGCGGATGGACTGTGCCTGGCTGGCGCAGCTGGTCGCCGAACATCGCCTGCCCGAGGACGAGGCCCACGAAGTGGCGCGCGCGCTCGCCTACGATCTCGTCAAGGCGGCGTACAAGCTGTGA
- a CDS encoding mannitol dehydrogenase family protein, whose product MRLCAETLGQVPASVARPAYDRAAVSAGVVHLGIGAFHRAHQAAVFEAALASGDLRWGVIGVSLRSASVREQMAPQDGLYTLLVREGEVQTPQIMGAVQRVLVAPEDPEAVVAALASPDTHLVTLTVTEKGYCLNRKTGKLMAEDADIAADLAGLERPRTAAGFLVAALARRRAQGLAPLSILSCDNLPHNGALLKGAVLAMAEAHDPALAAWISESCSFPATMVDRIVPATTDEDIAGLAALIGVEDRAMVKAEPFLQWVIEDSFAGERPDFAALGVQLADAVAPWEEAKLRLLNGAHSAIAYLGGLAGDRFVHEFVGSAAGLLFVERLWDEVTPTLYPPAGLDVIAYRKELMARFANSALQHRTRQIAMDGSQKLPQRLLAPLGAVREQGGSFAAIALAIAAWVRWQAGTTDAGESFAIDDPAAQALADALRDAATPRARAAAALAVLGPVPDEAALDAVAAHLGHLETSGARAVLTAFLGENA is encoded by the coding sequence GTGAGGCTGTGCGCTGAAACGCTCGGCCAGGTTCCGGCCTCCGTCGCGCGCCCTGCCTATGACCGCGCGGCGGTTTCGGCGGGGGTCGTCCACCTCGGCATCGGTGCCTTCCACCGCGCGCATCAGGCCGCCGTGTTCGAGGCGGCGCTCGCCTCGGGCGACCTGCGCTGGGGCGTGATCGGCGTTTCGCTGCGCTCGGCCTCAGTGCGGGAGCAGATGGCGCCGCAGGACGGGCTCTACACCCTGCTCGTGCGCGAGGGAGAGGTGCAGACCCCGCAGATCATGGGCGCGGTGCAGCGCGTGCTGGTCGCGCCGGAAGACCCGGAGGCGGTGGTGGCCGCGCTGGCTTCGCCCGATACGCATCTCGTCACCCTGACGGTGACCGAGAAGGGCTATTGCCTCAACCGCAAGACCGGCAAGCTCATGGCCGAAGACGCGGATATTGCCGCCGATCTCGCCGGGCTGGAGCGTCCGCGCACGGCGGCGGGCTTCCTTGTCGCGGCGCTGGCGCGGCGGCGCGCGCAGGGGCTGGCCCCGCTCTCGATCCTCTCTTGCGACAACCTGCCCCACAACGGCGCGTTGCTGAAAGGCGCCGTGCTTGCCATGGCAGAGGCGCACGATCCGGCGCTCGCCGCGTGGATTTCGGAAAGCTGCAGCTTCCCCGCCACCATGGTGGACCGCATCGTGCCCGCCACCACGGACGAGGACATTGCCGGTCTCGCCGCGCTGATCGGGGTGGAAGACCGCGCCATGGTCAAGGCCGAACCCTTCCTGCAATGGGTGATCGAGGACAGCTTCGCGGGCGAGCGGCCGGACTTTGCCGCGCTCGGCGTGCAGCTTGCCGATGCCGTCGCCCCGTGGGAGGAAGCCAAGCTGCGCCTGCTCAACGGCGCGCATTCGGCCATCGCCTATCTCGGCGGGCTTGCCGGTGACCGGTTCGTGCATGAATTCGTCGGCAGCGCGGCGGGCCTGCTCTTCGTGGAGCGGCTCTGGGACGAAGTCACGCCCACGCTCTATCCGCCGGCCGGGCTCGATGTGATCGCCTACCGCAAGGAACTGATGGCGCGCTTTGCCAACAGCGCGCTCCAGCACCGCACCCGGCAGATCGCCATGGACGGTTCGCAGAAGCTGCCGCAACGCCTGCTCGCGCCGCTGGGCGCGGTGCGGGAGCAGGGCGGTTCCTTCGCCGCCATCGCGCTGGCCATTGCGGCCTGGGTGCGCTGGCAGGCAGGCACGACCGACGCGGGCGAAAGCTTCGCCATCGACGATCCCGCCGCGCAGGCCCTTGCCGATGCCCTGCGCGATGCAGCCACCCCGCGCGCGCGCGCGGCGGCCGCGCTTGCCGTGCTCGGCCCCGTCCCCGATGAGGCTGCGCTTGACGCCGTGGCCGCGCATCTGGGCCATCTCGAAACATCCGGCGCCCGCGCCGTGCTTACCGCATTCCTCGGAGAGAACGCATGA
- a CDS encoding glycoside hydrolase family 3 N-terminal domain-containing protein, with the protein MIAAPVKRRELLRWGAGASMLAFLPVSARAAAPLYKDPKVPVDLRVKDLMARMTLDEKVAQLVTLSTRKREIMDESRAFDPVRASKAHPDGIGQIARPSDRGGAATANNTGTEVTGRWRKPADTIAFVNAAQKWAREQTRLGIPVLFHEESLHGYMAPEATSFPQAIAMAGSFDTDLVKRVQSVIGREVRAHGSTLALSPVVDIARDPRWGRIEETFGEDPYLCGEMGVAAVRGLQGPGKELGEGKVFATLKHMTGHGQPEAGNNVAPAPLGKRELYDSFFPPFREVVRRTGIAAVMPSYNEIDGIPSHANRWLLEDVLRGEWGFDGAVVSDYAAIGELASFHHLASDIEGAARLALHAGVDCDLPDGEAYRTLADQVRKGLVPLAAVDAACRHMLTLKFRGGMFEAGPVDPKASAKLTANAEARALALEAARKSICLLRNTGVLPLTAGAQKRIAVIGPNANVTRLGGYSSEPRSSVNLVEGIKARVAGKAEVVFAQGVFITQSEDRSANEVLLADPAKNRALIAEAAEVAKGCDVVVLAIGDTEQTSREGYARNHLGDRTELDLVGEQNDLFRALKATGKPVIVVALNGRPPSWPTVAEQADAILECWYLGQEGGTAMAEALFGDVNPGAKLPVTVVRDVGQVPFFYNHKPSAKRGYLFTETAPLYPFGFGLSYTTFSVGAPSLSAPRIGTAGNVTVSVDVTNTGQRAGDEVVQLYVHDQAASVTRPVMELRGFRRVTLKPGETRRIEFTLGPDDFSLWNEAMREVVEPGLFDIMVGASSADLKTTTLEIA; encoded by the coding sequence ATGATCGCCGCCCCCGTGAAACGCCGCGAACTGCTGCGCTGGGGCGCGGGCGCCTCGATGCTGGCCTTCCTTCCGGTTTCCGCGCGCGCCGCCGCGCCGCTCTACAAGGACCCCAAGGTTCCCGTAGACCTGCGCGTGAAGGACCTGATGGCCCGCATGACGCTGGACGAGAAGGTGGCCCAGCTCGTCACGCTTTCCACCCGCAAGCGCGAGATCATGGACGAATCGCGCGCTTTCGATCCGGTTCGCGCCAGCAAGGCCCATCCCGACGGCATCGGCCAGATCGCCCGCCCGTCCGACCGGGGCGGCGCGGCCACGGCCAACAACACCGGCACCGAAGTGACCGGGCGCTGGCGCAAGCCTGCCGATACCATCGCCTTCGTCAACGCCGCCCAGAAATGGGCGCGCGAGCAGACCCGGCTCGGCATTCCGGTGCTGTTCCATGAGGAATCGCTCCACGGCTACATGGCGCCCGAAGCGACCAGCTTCCCGCAGGCCATCGCCATGGCGGGCAGCTTCGACACCGATCTGGTGAAGCGCGTGCAGTCGGTGATCGGCCGCGAAGTGCGCGCCCACGGTTCCACCCTGGCGCTTTCGCCGGTGGTGGACATCGCCCGCGACCCGCGCTGGGGCCGGATCGAGGAAACCTTCGGCGAAGACCCCTATCTTTGCGGAGAAATGGGCGTTGCCGCCGTGCGCGGCCTGCAGGGGCCGGGCAAGGAACTGGGCGAGGGCAAGGTCTTCGCCACGCTCAAGCACATGACCGGGCACGGCCAGCCCGAGGCGGGCAACAATGTAGCCCCGGCCCCGCTCGGCAAGCGCGAGCTTTACGATTCGTTCTTCCCGCCGTTCCGCGAAGTGGTGCGCCGCACCGGCATCGCCGCCGTCATGCCGTCGTACAACGAGATCGACGGCATCCCCAGCCACGCCAATCGCTGGCTGCTGGAAGACGTGCTGCGCGGCGAATGGGGCTTCGACGGCGCCGTGGTCAGCGACTATGCGGCGATCGGCGAACTCGCCTCGTTCCACCACCTCGCCAGCGATATCGAGGGCGCGGCGCGCCTTGCCCTCCATGCGGGCGTCGATTGCGACCTGCCGGACGGCGAGGCCTATCGCACGCTGGCCGATCAGGTGCGCAAGGGTCTGGTGCCGCTTGCCGCCGTCGATGCCGCCTGCCGCCACATGCTGACGCTGAAGTTCCGCGGCGGCATGTTCGAGGCGGGGCCGGTCGATCCCAAGGCTTCCGCGAAACTCACCGCCAATGCCGAAGCCCGCGCGCTGGCGCTGGAAGCGGCGCGCAAGTCGATCTGCCTGCTCAGGAATACCGGTGTCCTGCCGCTGACGGCGGGCGCGCAGAAGCGCATCGCGGTGATCGGGCCGAACGCCAATGTCACCCGCCTTGGCGGCTATTCGTCAGAACCGCGTTCGAGCGTGAACCTTGTCGAAGGCATCAAGGCACGCGTCGCGGGCAAGGCCGAAGTCGTCTTCGCGCAGGGCGTGTTCATTACGCAGAGCGAGGATCGTTCGGCCAACGAAGTGCTGCTGGCGGACCCGGCAAAGAACCGCGCGCTGATCGCCGAGGCCGCGGAAGTGGCCAAGGGCTGCGACGTGGTGGTGCTGGCCATTGGCGATACCGAACAGACCAGCCGCGAAGGCTATGCCAGGAACCACCTCGGCGACCGCACCGAGCTTGACCTCGTGGGCGAGCAGAACGACCTGTTCCGCGCGCTCAAGGCCACCGGCAAGCCGGTGATCGTCGTCGCGCTCAACGGTCGCCCGCCTTCCTGGCCCACCGTGGCCGAGCAGGCCGATGCGATCCTCGAATGCTGGTATCTCGGGCAGGAAGGCGGCACCGCCATGGCTGAGGCATTGTTCGGAGACGTCAATCCCGGCGCCAAGCTGCCGGTCACCGTTGTCAGGGACGTGGGGCAGGTGCCCTTCTTCTACAACCACAAGCCGTCCGCCAAGCGCGGCTATCTCTTCACCGAGACCGCGCCGCTCTATCCCTTCGGTTTCGGGCTCAGCTACACCACGTTCAGCGTGGGCGCGCCCAGCCTTTCGGCACCGCGCATCGGCACGGCGGGCAATGTCACCGTCTCTGTCGACGTGACCAACACCGGCCAGCGCGCGGGCGACGAAGTGGTGCAGCTCTATGTCCACGACCAGGCCGCCAGCGTCACCCGCCCGGTCATGGAACTGCGCGGTTTCCGCCGTGTCACGCTGAAGCCCGGCGAAACGCGCCGGATCGAGTTTACCCTCGGCCCCGACGATTTCAGCCTCTGGAACGAGGCCATGCGCGAAGTCGTCGAACCGGGCCTGTTCGATATCATGGTCGGCGCCAGCAGCGCCGATCTCAAGACCACAACCCTCGAAATCGCCTGA
- the manD gene encoding D-mannonate dehydratase ManD — protein sequence MPKIVDAKVIITCPGRNFVTLKITCDDGTTGVGDATLNGRELSVASYLTDHVIPCLIGRDAHRIEDVWQYLYKGAYWRRGPVTMTAIAAVDMALWDIKGKIAGLPVYQLLGGASREGVMVYGHANGTTIEDTIEVALDYKKQGYKAIRLQCGVPGMASTYGVSKDKYFYEPADADLPTENVWNTAKYLRVVPELFKAAREALGWDVHLLHDIHHRLTPIEAGRLGKDLEPYRPFWLEDATPAENQEAFKLIRQHTTAPLAVGEIFNSIWDCKDLIQNQLIDYIRATVVHAGGITHLRRIAALADLYQIRTGCHGATDLSPVCMAAALHFDLSVPNFGVQEYMRHTPETDAVFPHAYTFENGMMHPGEAPGLGVDIDEELAAGYEYSRAFLPVNRLEDGTMYNW from the coding sequence ATGCCCAAGATCGTCGATGCCAAAGTCATCATCACCTGTCCGGGACGCAACTTCGTCACGCTCAAGATCACCTGTGACGACGGCACCACCGGCGTCGGTGACGCCACGCTCAACGGCCGGGAGCTGTCGGTCGCCAGCTACCTGACCGACCATGTGATCCCCTGCCTGATCGGCCGCGACGCGCACCGCATCGAGGACGTCTGGCAGTACCTTTACAAGGGGGCCTACTGGCGCCGCGGCCCGGTGACGATGACCGCCATCGCCGCCGTCGACATGGCGCTGTGGGATATCAAGGGCAAGATCGCGGGCCTTCCGGTCTACCAGCTGCTCGGCGGCGCGAGCCGCGAAGGCGTGATGGTCTACGGCCACGCCAACGGTACGACGATCGAGGACACCATCGAGGTCGCGCTCGATTACAAGAAGCAGGGCTACAAGGCGATCCGCCTCCAGTGCGGCGTGCCGGGCATGGCCTCCACTTACGGCGTCTCCAAGGACAAGTACTTCTACGAGCCCGCCGACGCCGACCTGCCGACCGAAAACGTCTGGAACACCGCGAAGTACCTGCGCGTCGTGCCGGAACTGTTCAAGGCCGCGCGCGAGGCGCTGGGCTGGGACGTGCACCTGCTGCACGATATCCACCACCGCCTCACCCCGATCGAGGCGGGCCGTCTGGGCAAGGACCTGGAGCCCTATCGCCCGTTCTGGCTGGAAGACGCGACCCCTGCCGAAAACCAGGAAGCGTTCAAGCTGATCCGCCAGCACACCACTGCGCCGCTGGCCGTGGGCGAGATCTTCAACTCGATCTGGGACTGCAAGGACCTGATCCAGAACCAGTTGATCGACTATATCCGCGCCACCGTGGTTCACGCAGGCGGCATCACCCATCTGCGCCGCATCGCCGCGCTGGCCGATCTCTACCAGATCCGCACCGGCTGCCACGGCGCCACCGACCTGTCGCCGGTCTGCATGGCCGCTGCCCTGCACTTCGACCTTTCGGTGCCGAACTTCGGCGTGCAGGAATACATGCGCCACACGCCGGAAACCGACGCGGTCTTCCCCCATGCCTATACCTTCGAGAACGGCATGATGCACCCGGGCGAAGCGCCGGGGCTGGGCGTGGACATCGATGAGGAACTGGCCGCCGGCTACGAATACAGCCGCGCCTTCCTGCCGGTGAACCGCCTCGAAGACGGCACGATGTACAACTGGTGA